The Phycisphaerae bacterium sequence GTACGTTCCTGGCGGCAGCGTTGCGCAGTCGTAGGAGACGGTAATCGGGTCTTCCTCGCCGGTGGAGGAGCCGGTGGTCGGCATCACGCTGAGCCAATGCTGGTCGGTTTCAACCTCAACCTCGATCGAGTAGGTCAGCGTTTCGGCGCCGAGGTTCCGGACGGTGAAGGTATCGCCTGGGGTGACGTTCTGTCCTACGTGGGCGGACCGGTTGATTGTGCCGGTGCTGAGACCGATCACCGGCAAGTTGACGATATTGGCCCGGGCGGTGTTGAAATAGACATCCTGGGCGATGACGTAGGCATCGCCTGCGGGGCCGCTGATGGTGGCCGTGTAGTTATCTCCGTTCTTCCCCAGGCGCATGACTTTCGGTGCCCCGGTCCCGTCGTCGCCGTAGTAAAGGAAAGCGACGTGGGCGTCGCTGACGTGGGCTTGGACGATCCAGTTGCCGTCGCCGGCGTCGTGGATGGCGGCGGCGTTGATCGTCGGCGGGGTGAGATCGTTGATGACCGTGGTATTCCAGTCGGGCCAGGAAGGGCCGTGCCGATCGTCAAACAGGAACTGGTGGTTGTAGGTGGCGTCGATGGTCTGACTGCCGACAACGCGCACCTGACCCGGGTCGGCGGTTCCGATGGGCCAGGGGGAGCCGATCGAGGCGGCGTGGGCATTGTTGATGATCGAGATATTGCGGAAGTCATATCTCTGGAGCCTGGCGCCCACGGCGTCGATCGCGACGGGATCGACGCCGGCGAGCATGGTGTGGAGCCAGTAGGGCCAGGGTGTGTCGGGGTCATGGTAGCGCTCGCCGCAATTGATCGCGTCAAGAATGCACAAGTATCTTCGTTGGGGCGTCGAGTGGACGGCGCCGTCCCGCCAATACAGCGCGCCGCGGTGCAGATCGGCCACTTCTCGCCATAGTATGTCATTACCAAAAGTCTTCTCATAGGATGTCGGGTTGGTCGGCTCATGCGCGATGCGGCACCAGTAGTTCTCGCTCATGTTGAAGGTGGAGAACATGGTGATGCCGACCCAGTTCTTGAGAATGGCCGTCGAGACGCCGTAGTAGTGCACCTTCAGCTTGGCCAGGTCGATGATCACGTCGGCGTCGAAGACGTAATCCGTCACGGCCTGCCAGCCCATGCAGTTGTATTTGCCGGGGCCAGGCCGGCCGTGGGGGTCCACCGCCCCGAAGTAAGAGGATGCCGAGCCGTCGGCGCTCTTGACCAGATCGGTGTCGTTGTAGCCGCTGTCGTAATAGGTGCTCGCTCCCGCTTCGCCGGCATCCGCACCCAGATCGACCCAACTCCAGTGGCTGAGATTCTGGAAGTCGACGCGGGAGACGGTTATGCCGGGCCAGAGGGCCATCAGTTGGTTCAGGTAGGCCTGGGTGAAGCCCTGCTGGTCCATTTTGGCGAACAGCCCGCCGGTCCCGTTTGAGCCATCCCCAATGCGGATTTCTTGCGCGCCCGCGATCGCCAGCATGTCCACCAGCGGCCGAATAATGGCCGGATGCGAGTAGACGGGGTTTCGCTCGCCACCGTCGTCGGCGAAGTATCTGACGGTGTTAGGCTTGATCAGCACCTCGATCGTGCCGTCGCCGTCCACGTCCGTTATCAGGTCGGCGAGCGGATTGTTATAGGGGCCGAGGTGCAGATCCGCGACGGTTTGCCAAGTCAGATCATACGCCGTGTTGGTCCCGGGCCCGTAAGGCTGAGTGCCGTAGGTGACTGAAGGGTTGCGATTGACCGCAACCACCGCTTCGTTTCCGGTCGGCACCAGTAACCTGGAGTTCAAGGGCGTGGGAGTGGACACGTCGACCGGTGTCCAGGGGACGATGGCCGGGTGGCCGGGAACGTAGTCGTCGCCGGCGTCTGAGAATACCGCCACGCCGGCACCGATCAGGGCGAACAGGATACCCGCCAGGGCAACCGAGCCGGTGGCCAAGTCGGCTGCGTGTTCGGCCCGACCGCTTTGTTTGCGCCACCAGCGGGCGAGTCCCGGAACGACCAGCACCGCGAGCCACCCAAGGTTGGCCGCTGCCGCCTGCTGACAAGGATAGCTCAGGCGTCGGGGTTGTGAGCCACTGCGCCACAACAGCCAGACCAGCGAGGCGACTGCAATAGCCACCCGGTTGCGCCACACCACGGCTCCAAGGTGCTGCCCGAGGCGGGAGAGCCGTCCTGACGTTGAGGCCTCCCGGTGTGCGTGCGGCGACCGACCGCCCCGACCCGCGCGGGGCCCGGACGCTCGAGAATGGGATTCAGCGTTGCGTGGGAGTCTGTTTTTCATTGGCCACCGCCACCCGTTTTACAGGGCGAATCATCGCCCGTTATGGTCCGTCGTCGCAGGTCGGATCGGGCGTGACGTCCGGGCCCGACATGCATCCCAGCAAGAATCTGCAATCTGCATCTTGCACGAAGCCGTCGTTGTTCAGATCCGCATCTTTGCATCCTGCGGAGCAGGGCGTGGTGCCGCTCAGGCAGGCCTGGAGCCGGCCGAAGTCCGACTGGTCCACATCGCCGTCGCGGTCCAAATCGGAGGACACCGTAACCACGTTCACGGTCACGGAGAGACGGACGGTGTTGACGCCGTCGCCGACGACGGCGATCCCGGCCGTGTAAGTTCCCGGTTTGAGATGAGTGGTATCGTAGAAGATGCCGTGCGGGTTCGGCGGCGAGCCTTGCACCGCGCTGCCGGTATCCGGGCTGACGGTGAGCCAGTTGATGGTCTGGCTGTCCCACTCGATGGTGTAGTCCAGGGTGCTGCCGATCTTACCGCAGTTGAATACATGGAAGGTTTCGTCGGTTGCATCACTGCCTACAAAGACGGTTTGCTCAAAGGCGATGCGATCCACACAAACAAATGGTGTTTCCGGGACGGTGCTGACGGTGACGTTTCGATAGATGCTGCCCACGTTGAGGGCGGCATCGTAGACCGATATCCGCAGTTCGGCGGGGAATGAGCCCTGCGGAAGGTGATCGGTCTCGATTTCCAGGCCTGCCGGGT is a genomic window containing:
- a CDS encoding DUF362 domain-containing protein, whose protein sequence is MWRNRVAIAVASLVWLLWRSGSQPRRLSYPCQQAAAANLGWLAVLVVPGLARWWRKQSGRAEHAADLATGSVALAGILFALIGAGVAVFSDAGDDYVPGHPAIVPWTPVDVSTPTPLNSRLLVPTGNEAVVAVNRNPSVTYGTQPYGPGTNTAYDLTWQTVADLHLGPYNNPLADLITDVDGDGTIEVLIKPNTVRYFADDGGERNPVYSHPAIIRPLVDMLAIAGAQEIRIGDGSNGTGGLFAKMDQQGFTQAYLNQLMALWPGITVSRVDFQNLSHWSWVDLGADAGEAGASTYYDSGYNDTDLVKSADGSASSYFGAVDPHGRPGPGKYNCMGWQAVTDYVFDADVIIDLAKLKVHYYGVSTAILKNWVGITMFSTFNMSENYWCRIAHEPTNPTSYEKTFGNDILWREVADLHRGALYWRDGAVHSTPQRRYLCILDAINCGERYHDPDTPWPYWLHTMLAGVDPVAIDAVGARLQRYDFRNISIINNAHAASIGSPWPIGTADPGQVRVVGSQTIDATYNHQFLFDDRHGPSWPDWNTTVINDLTPPTINAAAIHDAGDGNWIVQAHVSDAHVAFLYYGDDGTGAPKVMRLGKNGDNYTATISGPAGDAYVIAQDVYFNTARANIVNLPVIGLSTGTINRSAHVGQNVTPGDTFTVRNLGAETLTYSIEVEVETDQHWLSVMPTTGSSTGEEDPITVSYDCATLPPGTYAGTIKVTGNAINSPKTIIVTVVIETVSPDFNHDGDVDQEDFGHLQACLSGGAAYPTGCGNADLDGNGFVDNADCIIFQRCLSGENVIADGTCDDQR